In Corynebacterium ulcerans, one genomic interval encodes:
- a CDS encoding IclR family transcriptional regulator yields MGKINIDPAATSGIKVLDRAVTIMLTVAEHPLSLTELCEATDLPRATAHRLATALETHNILTRTSDGKWTIGAVLTSLGAGSSTKLIDVATPIMAHLMNVTGESVQLYQLAGATRVCIAAQEPAIGLQNTVPVGTRLPLTAGSAAKVFLAYSSPTLREAMLDAGAQFTAEDLEEARSNGWAESISEREVGLASISAPVFDSEGLFIAALSISGPTERLRPAPSTLWARDLTLAAQRLSESL; encoded by the coding sequence ATGGGAAAGATTAACATAGATCCAGCCGCCACAAGCGGTATTAAGGTCCTCGACCGCGCAGTAACCATAATGCTGACCGTCGCAGAGCACCCCCTCTCTCTGACAGAGCTGTGCGAGGCCACCGATCTCCCCCGCGCCACCGCCCACCGTTTAGCCACAGCACTGGAAACGCACAATATCCTCACGCGCACTTCCGACGGAAAATGGACAATCGGCGCGGTGCTCACCTCCCTTGGGGCAGGAAGCTCCACCAAGCTTATCGACGTCGCCACCCCCATCATGGCGCACCTCATGAACGTCACAGGCGAATCGGTACAGCTCTACCAACTCGCCGGAGCAACCCGCGTGTGCATTGCTGCGCAAGAGCCCGCTATCGGCCTCCAAAACACCGTCCCAGTAGGAACACGACTCCCCCTGACCGCGGGTTCCGCAGCAAAAGTCTTCCTAGCGTATTCCTCCCCCACGCTACGTGAGGCCATGCTAGACGCGGGAGCGCAATTTACCGCAGAAGACCTTGAAGAAGCCCGCAGCAATGGCTGGGCCGAGTCGATCAGCGAGCGCGAAGTTGGCCTGGCCAGTATCTCCGCCCCCGTCTTTGATAGCGAGGGCCTGTTTATCGCGGCACTATCAATTTCCGGCCCCACCGAACGGCTACGCCCCGCACCATCAACACTCTGGGCGCGCGACCTTACCCTCGCGGCCCAACGACTATCAGAATCTCTATAA
- a CDS encoding HD domain-containing protein has protein sequence MTHAQLALSPRLLNAINIAAVAHRNQYRKGTAIPYVSHVFAVMNIASAMTDDEDILIACLLHDVLEDAPDEFSAEQIEETFGPRVLEIVGEVTKDESLSSWQERSDAYLQHLRSASEAALCVCAADKSHNLASILQDYDALGDALWERFNAGKERQQWWYASVYGVLADRLGEDNPVLRQMGMMVEKLGAL, from the coding sequence ATGACACACGCACAATTAGCCCTTTCCCCGCGCCTCCTCAATGCGATAAACATCGCTGCGGTGGCCCACAGGAATCAGTACCGCAAAGGAACTGCTATCCCGTACGTTTCTCACGTTTTCGCGGTGATGAATATCGCCAGCGCCATGACGGACGATGAGGACATCCTTATAGCTTGCTTGCTTCACGATGTCCTCGAAGATGCGCCGGACGAGTTCTCAGCAGAGCAGATCGAGGAAACTTTTGGCCCACGAGTCTTGGAAATCGTGGGGGAGGTGACCAAGGACGAGTCGCTGTCTTCCTGGCAGGAGCGTAGCGACGCCTACCTGCAGCATCTTCGCTCAGCTTCCGAAGCAGCTCTATGCGTATGCGCTGCGGATAAGTCCCATAACCTCGCCTCCATACTGCAAGATTATGATGCTCTAGGGGATGCTCTGTGGGAGCGCTTTAACGCAGGGAAAGAACGTCAACAATGGTGGTATGCAAGTGTGTATGGCGTGCTTGCTGACCGCTTAGGGGAAGATAATCCTGTGCTGCGGCAGATGGGGATGATGGTGGAAAAGCTCGGAGCTTTATAG
- a CDS encoding DUF3515 domain-containing protein, with protein MQNEASFKRGPIALALALAIVLVVGVLGGAKLVYDRVAHRPVAMTSANSPEAESSECASLIGALPHKVLGHKRAELADPAPAGAAAWQSDSTHRVTLRCGVNLPLQYTQLSELSLIDETSWLEVRDTTPGSTFRTWYAVDRFPVVALTADDAGLGKATSPIPELSTAVASLRKETAQPNPLPLQSLQQDADPRTNAHSDRCTELMSDLPEHFGDSPQYSRRDVPGLPAGSTAWSAPGYEPVMVRCGVAFPSAYEAGARIQQIDSVAWFEDTTLGNGTTASTWYALGRDVIVAVSVPQNSGNAALVELTKAIEKHTAESSVKR; from the coding sequence ATGCAGAATGAAGCTTCTTTCAAACGAGGGCCCATCGCACTCGCGTTGGCATTAGCCATTGTATTGGTCGTGGGGGTGCTTGGAGGGGCGAAGCTGGTTTACGATCGGGTAGCCCACCGTCCGGTAGCAATGACTTCTGCAAATTCCCCTGAGGCTGAAAGCTCCGAATGCGCATCTCTTATTGGTGCGCTTCCGCATAAGGTTCTCGGGCACAAGCGTGCTGAGCTTGCCGATCCCGCGCCTGCTGGTGCGGCGGCATGGCAGTCAGATTCCACTCACCGAGTAACTTTGCGGTGCGGAGTCAACCTTCCGTTGCAGTACACGCAGCTTTCGGAGCTTTCGCTTATCGACGAAACATCGTGGCTAGAAGTCAGGGATACCACGCCGGGATCGACGTTTCGCACGTGGTACGCGGTAGACCGTTTTCCGGTAGTAGCCCTGACGGCTGATGATGCGGGGCTTGGAAAAGCGACATCACCTATCCCAGAGCTGTCCACGGCAGTTGCTTCTTTACGCAAGGAAACGGCACAGCCCAACCCGCTGCCTCTTCAGTCGTTGCAGCAAGATGCGGATCCTCGCACAAACGCTCATTCGGATCGTTGTACCGAGTTGATGTCAGATCTCCCGGAACATTTTGGAGACTCTCCGCAGTATTCTCGTCGTGATGTGCCAGGACTTCCAGCTGGCTCCACAGCGTGGAGCGCACCAGGCTACGAGCCTGTTATGGTGCGTTGCGGCGTTGCCTTCCCATCGGCTTATGAGGCTGGGGCACGTATCCAACAGATAGATTCCGTTGCGTGGTTTGAGGATACGACCTTAGGTAATGGGACCACGGCGTCAACCTGGTATGCACTCGGCCGTGACGTGATTGTGGCAGTTAGCGTGCCGCAGAACTCTGGCAATGCAGCGCTCGTGGAGTTGACCAAAGCCATAGAAAAACACACGGCGGAGTCATCTGTTAAGCGCTAG
- a CDS encoding NUDIX hydrolase yields MHKTSHTEATKDQQSSLAITGRFQSIVAEPAQEYRRSTLAAGAVLWRGDHTDPDSIQYAVIHRPHYDDWSLAKGKVDPGESLPVTAAREIVEETGFRVRLGKLLGKVTYPVGDRTKVVYYWTAEVLDGTFTPNNEVDEIRWLDFHQARELLSYDVDKNIMDKARKRFEVPATTRILYVRHARAFRRSNWAGNDNLRPLDKKGRRQAQLLAPLLEAFRPTAIYSALPDRCQQTAAPLAKALDLEVSVDATLGDEGWLSAMTDSQAAFSRIIDQGGVSVVVAQGMVIPDTIAWLSASGRLPLEEIPAKKASVWVLSFTNGELTGADYLASPLPAK; encoded by the coding sequence ATGCATAAAACCAGTCACACCGAAGCGACTAAGGACCAGCAATCTTCACTTGCTATTACGGGAAGATTCCAAAGCATCGTGGCCGAGCCTGCGCAGGAATATAGACGCTCTACTCTTGCAGCAGGAGCGGTCTTGTGGCGTGGCGACCATACCGATCCTGATTCCATCCAATACGCAGTGATCCACCGACCGCATTATGACGACTGGTCGCTGGCCAAGGGAAAAGTCGATCCAGGTGAATCTTTGCCGGTCACGGCAGCGCGCGAGATTGTCGAGGAAACCGGATTCCGCGTGAGACTGGGAAAGCTACTAGGCAAGGTCACGTACCCCGTCGGCGACCGCACCAAAGTGGTCTACTACTGGACTGCCGAGGTCCTAGACGGAACCTTTACCCCTAATAATGAGGTGGATGAGATCCGCTGGCTCGATTTTCACCAGGCTCGCGAGCTTCTCAGCTACGACGTGGACAAAAACATCATGGATAAAGCCCGCAAGCGCTTTGAGGTTCCAGCGACTACCCGCATCCTGTATGTCCGGCATGCACGAGCTTTCCGACGCAGCAACTGGGCAGGCAACGATAATCTGCGCCCCTTGGACAAAAAGGGACGCAGACAGGCGCAGCTGCTCGCCCCTTTGTTGGAGGCGTTTCGCCCCACCGCCATTTATTCTGCCCTGCCAGACAGGTGTCAGCAGACCGCTGCCCCGTTAGCTAAGGCCCTGGACCTTGAGGTTTCCGTAGACGCAACGCTTGGCGACGAAGGCTGGTTATCCGCCATGACCGATTCCCAAGCAGCGTTCTCTCGGATTATCGATCAAGGCGGTGTGTCCGTGGTCGTCGCACAAGGCATGGTCATCCCTGACACGATCGCCTGGCTATCAGCCTCCGGCAGACTCCCCTTGGAAGAAATACCGGCAAAGAAGGCCAGTGTCTGGGTTCTATCCTTTACCAACGGCGAACTGACAGGAGCCGATTATCTTGCCAGCCCGCTTCCGGCAAAATAG
- the leuD gene encoding 3-isopropylmalate dehydratase small subunit, translating to MDKFTTHTGIGVPLTRSNVDTDQIIPAVYLKRVTRTGFDDGLFNNWRTNDPNFVLNQPSYSRGSVLVAGPDFGTGSSREHAVWALMDYGFRVVLSSRFADIFRGNAGKSGLLAAKMEQSDIELLWKQLEQQPGLEVTVNLETRTVECDGSVYTFDVDDYTRWRLLEGLDDIGLTLRQESEIARYEQSRPTFKPVTQ from the coding sequence ATGGATAAATTCACAACCCATACGGGTATTGGAGTCCCACTGACCCGCTCGAATGTGGACACCGACCAGATTATCCCGGCAGTCTACTTAAAACGGGTCACGCGCACGGGCTTTGACGACGGCCTCTTTAACAATTGGCGCACCAATGACCCCAACTTTGTGCTCAACCAGCCTTCCTATTCCAGGGGCTCAGTGCTTGTCGCAGGGCCAGACTTTGGCACAGGCTCCTCCCGCGAGCATGCGGTATGGGCACTGATGGACTATGGATTCCGGGTGGTGCTGTCTTCTCGATTCGCGGATATTTTCCGGGGGAACGCAGGGAAATCTGGGCTCTTAGCCGCGAAAATGGAACAGTCCGATATTGAGCTTCTGTGGAAGCAGCTAGAGCAACAGCCGGGTCTAGAGGTAACGGTGAACCTAGAAACCCGAACTGTGGAATGCGATGGTTCCGTTTACACCTTCGACGTAGACGACTACACGCGGTGGCGTCTACTCGAAGGCCTCGATGACATTGGGCTTACGCTTAGACAGGAGTCAGAGATCGCTCGTTACGAGCAATCCCGACCAACGTTTAAACCCGTCACTCAGTAG
- the leuC gene encoding 3-isopropylmalate dehydratase large subunit has product MTSPVASKEEKLTLAEKVWRDHVISRGEGDQPDLIFIDLQLLHEVTSPQAFDGLRMAGRTMRHPELHLATEDHNVPTEGIAAGSLLEINDLVSRRQVETLRKNCAEFGVRLHAMGDAQQGIVHQVGPQLGATQPGMTIVCGDSHTSTHGAFGAMAFGIGTSEVEHVMATQTLSLKPFKTMAINVSGELQPGVSAKDLILAIIAKIGTGGGQGHVIEYRGEAIEKLSMEARMTMCNMSIEAGARAGMIAPDQTTFDYIKGRELAPQGRDWDQAVEYWKTLPTDEGAVFDTVVDIDGSAVTPFITWGTNPGQGLPLSENVPSPEDFAGDNEKAAAHKALDYMGLTPGTPLRDIAIDTVFLGSCTNARMEDLRTAAEILAGRTIADSVRMLVVPSSTMIKQQAEAEGLDKIFIAAGAEWRSAGCSMCLGMNPDQLAPGERSASTSNRNFEGRQGPKGRTHLVSPAVAAATAIKGTLASPADLDEE; this is encoded by the coding sequence ATGACCAGCCCCGTGGCATCGAAAGAAGAGAAGCTAACCCTTGCAGAAAAAGTGTGGCGTGACCATGTCATCTCGCGCGGCGAGGGCGACCAACCTGATCTTATCTTCATTGACCTGCAACTCCTACACGAGGTCACCTCACCCCAAGCCTTTGACGGCCTACGCATGGCTGGGCGCACAATGCGGCACCCTGAGCTACACCTTGCCACCGAGGACCACAACGTTCCCACGGAAGGTATTGCGGCAGGATCATTGCTAGAAATCAATGACCTGGTTTCTCGCAGACAGGTGGAAACACTGCGTAAGAACTGTGCGGAATTTGGTGTTCGTCTTCATGCCATGGGGGACGCGCAACAAGGTATCGTCCACCAGGTGGGACCCCAGCTGGGGGCGACTCAACCCGGAATGACTATCGTCTGCGGCGATTCCCACACCTCCACGCACGGCGCTTTTGGTGCTATGGCCTTTGGCATTGGCACCTCAGAGGTGGAGCACGTGATGGCCACCCAAACGCTTTCCCTCAAACCTTTTAAAACCATGGCGATCAACGTCTCTGGGGAATTGCAGCCTGGGGTTTCTGCCAAGGACCTCATCTTGGCGATCATCGCCAAGATTGGGACGGGCGGGGGACAAGGCCACGTTATTGAATATCGCGGTGAGGCCATCGAGAAGCTGTCTATGGAAGCACGCATGACAATGTGCAATATGTCCATTGAGGCCGGTGCGCGTGCAGGCATGATCGCACCCGACCAGACCACTTTTGACTACATCAAAGGCCGAGAGCTTGCCCCGCAAGGACGGGACTGGGATCAGGCGGTGGAGTATTGGAAGACGCTGCCTACAGACGAGGGTGCTGTTTTTGACACCGTGGTGGACATCGACGGCTCGGCAGTCACCCCCTTTATTACCTGGGGGACAAACCCAGGTCAGGGGCTTCCGCTCAGTGAAAACGTCCCGTCGCCTGAAGACTTTGCTGGCGATAATGAGAAAGCCGCCGCGCACAAAGCGCTGGATTATATGGGGCTGACCCCAGGGACACCGTTAAGAGATATTGCGATCGACACAGTATTTCTTGGTTCCTGCACCAATGCGCGCATGGAAGATCTGCGCACAGCCGCAGAAATTCTTGCTGGTCGCACCATCGCAGATTCAGTACGGATGCTCGTGGTTCCTTCCTCAACCATGATTAAGCAACAGGCAGAAGCGGAAGGGCTAGACAAGATCTTTATCGCTGCCGGTGCCGAGTGGCGCTCAGCAGGGTGCTCTATGTGCCTAGGGATGAACCCAGATCAACTGGCGCCTGGCGAGCGCTCTGCCTCTACCTCTAACCGAAACTTCGAGGGCCGCCAAGGCCCTAAGGGGAGAACGCATCTGGTATCACCAGCAGTCGCAGCAGCAACAGCTATTAAAGGGACATTGGCTAGCCCAGCGGACTTGGACGAGGAGTGA
- a CDS encoding NAD(P)H-dependent glycerol-3-phosphate dehydrogenase: MKVAVMGAGSWGTTLAKVFADAGCDVRLWARRSEVAAEINQQHTNNRYLSGIVLPEALRATDNPAQALEDSDIVVLGVPSQTLRDNLSEWAAAIPQTAILVSLAKGIEKDTFERMSQVIAEVAGTPDTQIAVLSGPNLAREIAEEQPAATVIACTDEANAQKVQAALSAPYFRPYTNTDVIGCEIGGACKNVIALACGMAAGRGLGENTVATVITRGLAEITRLGTAMGADPRTFAGLAGLGDLVATCSSPLSRNRTFGARLGEGKTLEDAKAATNGQVAEGVISSMSISRLAEIHEVDMPITRAVYGVCHMGASVHDMVAALMGRTKKSE, from the coding sequence GTGAAAGTTGCGGTAATGGGAGCCGGATCGTGGGGAACAACCCTGGCTAAGGTCTTTGCAGATGCAGGGTGTGATGTTCGCCTATGGGCACGACGTTCTGAAGTCGCAGCTGAGATCAACCAGCAGCACACCAACAACCGATACCTTTCTGGCATAGTTCTTCCGGAAGCCTTGCGTGCCACGGATAACCCTGCGCAGGCGCTTGAGGATTCTGACATTGTGGTGCTGGGCGTGCCTAGCCAAACATTAAGAGACAACTTATCCGAGTGGGCCGCTGCGATTCCACAGACCGCGATCCTTGTGAGCCTGGCTAAAGGCATAGAAAAAGATACTTTCGAGCGGATGAGCCAAGTAATCGCTGAAGTCGCTGGGACTCCCGATACTCAGATTGCCGTTCTCTCCGGGCCAAACCTAGCCCGCGAGATCGCTGAGGAACAGCCAGCTGCAACAGTGATTGCCTGTACCGACGAGGCGAACGCCCAAAAAGTTCAAGCTGCACTCTCTGCCCCGTACTTCCGCCCGTACACCAATACAGACGTTATTGGTTGTGAAATCGGTGGAGCCTGCAAAAACGTTATTGCATTAGCGTGCGGTATGGCCGCTGGTAGAGGACTCGGTGAAAACACAGTGGCCACCGTGATCACTCGCGGCTTGGCGGAAATTACCCGGTTGGGCACCGCAATGGGCGCTGATCCGCGTACCTTCGCCGGACTTGCCGGATTAGGTGACCTGGTGGCTACGTGTTCCTCACCGCTGTCTCGTAACCGTACTTTTGGCGCGCGACTAGGAGAAGGAAAGACGCTGGAGGACGCAAAAGCCGCCACTAACGGGCAAGTGGCAGAAGGCGTTATCTCTTCGATGTCTATCTCCCGTCTGGCAGAAATCCATGAAGTAGATATGCCTATTACTCGTGCTGTCTACGGTGTGTGCCATATGGGTGCAAGTGTTCATGACATGGTTGCGGCGTTGATGGGGCGTACAAAGAAATCCGAGTAG
- a CDS encoding D-alanine--D-alanine ligase family protein: MTQNPSENPRVRVAVVYGGQSSEHSVSCVSAGAIMSHLDPEKYEVFPVGITRDGVWTVGETDATKLRTVDRVMPEVEFVREVKLSVNPRSAGEFRYEDGTLYAHADVIFPALHGRFGEDGTIQGMFELSGIPYVGTGVLSSACGMDKEYTKKLLAAEGLPVGKEVILRGDETLTDADKHMLGLPVFVKPARGGSSIGISRVAEWDDFDAALTLAREHDTKVIVEAEIKGVEVECGVLERADGSLIASVPAQLEDVDEGEEGFYGFDTKYLDNVVTATIPAPFDEATTKLIQSLSLEAFQALNCRGLSRVDFFITAQGPVLNEVNTMPGFTPISMYPQVFEATGIGYAELLSHLIDQALAQ; this comes from the coding sequence GTGACTCAGAATCCTTCCGAAAATCCCCGTGTCAGGGTTGCCGTAGTTTATGGCGGCCAAAGCTCAGAGCATTCCGTTTCCTGCGTTTCTGCCGGGGCGATTATGTCTCACCTAGACCCAGAAAAATACGAGGTCTTTCCCGTAGGAATCACCCGTGATGGTGTGTGGACCGTAGGGGAGACCGACGCCACCAAGCTGCGGACTGTGGACCGCGTTATGCCAGAGGTGGAGTTTGTCCGTGAAGTAAAGCTTTCCGTGAATCCTCGTTCTGCCGGTGAGTTCCGGTATGAGGACGGAACGCTGTACGCACATGCCGATGTGATTTTCCCGGCCTTGCATGGTCGATTTGGTGAGGACGGAACCATTCAAGGAATGTTCGAGCTTTCTGGCATTCCTTATGTGGGAACCGGAGTGTTGAGTTCTGCCTGTGGCATGGACAAGGAGTACACCAAGAAACTTCTTGCGGCGGAAGGCCTGCCCGTGGGCAAAGAAGTGATCCTTCGTGGGGACGAAACCCTCACAGATGCCGATAAGCACATGCTGGGTCTCCCTGTGTTTGTTAAGCCCGCACGAGGCGGATCATCCATCGGAATTTCCCGCGTAGCCGAGTGGGACGACTTCGATGCTGCCCTCACCCTAGCCCGAGAGCATGACACCAAAGTGATCGTGGAAGCGGAGATTAAAGGCGTAGAAGTAGAGTGCGGCGTACTTGAGCGTGCCGACGGCTCCCTGATCGCTTCAGTGCCGGCACAGCTAGAAGACGTTGATGAAGGCGAAGAAGGCTTCTATGGTTTTGATACCAAATACCTAGACAACGTAGTCACAGCCACCATCCCAGCGCCCTTTGATGAGGCAACAACCAAGCTCATCCAATCGCTATCGCTAGAGGCCTTCCAAGCACTTAACTGCCGAGGCCTTTCTCGCGTGGACTTTTTTATCACCGCCCAGGGGCCAGTCCTCAATGAGGTGAACACAATGCCGGGCTTTACCCCGATTTCCATGTATCCGCAGGTGTTTGAGGCCACCGGGATAGGGTATGCAGAGCTGCTCTCTCACCTGATCGACCAGGCGCTGGCTCAATAA
- a CDS encoding thiamine-phosphate kinase: MKEHLNPTLAEVGERAAINVIIAHAPSSRNGDDAAVLGHASANSRAVVTTDMLVQDRHFRLDWSTPAEIGRKAITQNFADIEAMGARPVAALLAISAPAYTRLNFVSELARGISSRVKDYSAELVGGDITDGEAIVIAVTAVGQLGGSLPELSLDRARPGHTIIASGGIGESAAGYALLQRFGRTDIPEKFLPLVTAHCATIVPEGRGFVARSAGVSSLTDNSDGLIVDLRTMAKKSGVSMDLDPEAIAPTPLMLEAAELLDADPWHWVLGGGEDHTLMGTTAGAPPTGFRAIGTVGKRLFHVGHDHGQVLVGGKSPAYDDGWVSF; encoded by the coding sequence GTGAAAGAACATCTGAATCCGACGCTTGCCGAGGTAGGAGAGCGCGCCGCAATCAACGTGATCATCGCTCATGCGCCCAGCTCCCGAAACGGCGACGATGCCGCAGTACTTGGGCATGCTTCCGCGAATTCCCGGGCAGTAGTGACCACAGACATGTTGGTCCAAGACCGACACTTCCGCCTCGATTGGTCTACGCCCGCAGAGATAGGCCGCAAAGCAATCACCCAAAACTTTGCCGATATCGAGGCAATGGGAGCGCGCCCCGTGGCAGCCCTCCTAGCGATCTCGGCGCCGGCCTACACCCGACTTAACTTTGTTTCTGAACTCGCCAGGGGCATTTCCTCCCGAGTAAAAGACTATTCCGCAGAACTCGTCGGCGGAGACATCACAGACGGCGAAGCTATCGTGATTGCAGTAACTGCCGTGGGACAACTAGGTGGTTCACTTCCAGAGCTTTCCCTCGACCGCGCGCGACCAGGACACACAATCATCGCCTCGGGAGGAATCGGCGAATCCGCCGCAGGGTATGCGCTCCTTCAGCGTTTTGGACGCACGGACATCCCGGAAAAATTCCTACCACTGGTAACCGCACACTGCGCGACCATCGTTCCAGAAGGCCGCGGCTTTGTCGCACGCTCAGCAGGCGTAAGCTCCCTGACCGATAACTCGGATGGGCTCATCGTGGACTTAAGAACCATGGCCAAAAAATCCGGCGTATCCATGGACCTAGACCCAGAAGCCATCGCCCCAACACCATTGATGCTGGAAGCCGCAGAGCTTCTCGACGCCGACCCCTGGCACTGGGTCCTCGGAGGCGGCGAAGACCACACACTCATGGGAACCACTGCCGGCGCACCTCCCACAGGATTCCGAGCCATCGGAACCGTAGGAAAACGACTCTTTCACGTAGGCCACGACCATGGACAAGTACTCGTCGGCGGAAAATCACCCGCTTATGACGACGGCTGGGTCAGCTTTTAA
- a CDS encoding uracil-DNA glycosylase: MTDTASNNGAPHTSAPQRQHQPLPVHPSWLEPLAPVEEQIHAMGDFLREEIKAGRGYLPAGADVLRAFSYPFDEIKVLIVGQDPYPTPGHAMGLSFSTQPGVRPLPRSLSNIFKELSQDLGIPAPHDGDLTPWSSQGVALFNRVLSVQPGKAGSHRGRGWEEVTEVAIRALAARNTPLVAILWGRDAQATKAFLGNTPCIMSPHPSPLSASRGFFGSRPFSRTNSLLQDLGVSGIDWRL, from the coding sequence ATGACCGACACTGCATCGAACAACGGTGCCCCACACACTTCTGCACCCCAACGACAGCACCAACCCCTACCAGTCCACCCCTCGTGGCTAGAGCCGTTGGCCCCTGTAGAAGAGCAGATCCACGCGATGGGAGACTTTCTCCGAGAAGAAATAAAAGCAGGTAGGGGATACTTACCCGCAGGCGCAGACGTACTGCGCGCGTTTAGCTACCCCTTTGATGAGATCAAAGTCCTCATCGTCGGACAAGACCCCTATCCCACCCCAGGTCACGCGATGGGATTGTCCTTTTCCACCCAACCAGGCGTGCGCCCACTACCTAGGAGTCTTAGCAATATCTTCAAAGAACTATCGCAAGACCTAGGCATCCCGGCACCCCACGACGGCGATCTGACCCCTTGGTCGAGCCAAGGAGTTGCACTCTTTAACCGGGTACTTAGCGTCCAACCAGGTAAAGCCGGATCCCACCGCGGACGCGGCTGGGAAGAAGTCACCGAGGTAGCCATCAGAGCCCTCGCCGCACGCAACACCCCCTTAGTCGCTATCCTATGGGGACGAGACGCACAAGCAACCAAAGCATTTCTGGGGAATACCCCCTGCATTATGTCCCCGCACCCATCACCGCTATCTGCATCGAGAGGATTCTTTGGTTCTCGCCCCTTTAGCAGGACAAACAGCTTGCTTCAAGACCTCGGAGTCTCCGGCATCGATTGGCGATTGTAA